A genomic segment from Nicotiana sylvestris chromosome 1, ASM39365v2, whole genome shotgun sequence encodes:
- the LOC104233496 gene encoding late embryogenesis abundant protein 1-like has product MSSAQQAGESHGQAQAKTEQMADSAKSTAHSMVDKAENATQSAHESAQQNKDQNAGFLQQTGEQMIHMAQGAVDGVKNTLGIGSDKK; this is encoded by the exons ATGTCAAGTGCTCAACAAGCCGGTGAGTCCCACGGTCAAGCTCAG GCCAAGACAGAGCAAATGGCAGATTCAGCCAAGAGTACAGCACATTCAATGGTTGACAAGGCTGAAAATGCTACCCAAAGTGCTCATGAATCAGCTCAACAAAACAAAGACCAGAATGCTGGATTCCTTCAGCAG ACTGGAGAACAAATGATTCACATGGCTCAAGGTGCAGTTGATGGAGTGAAGAACACTCTTGGAATTGGATCAGACAAAAagtga